The Laspinema palackyanum D2c genome includes the window GGACCAGTTGGAGGGGGGTCAGGGAAAGACCTTGGCCGAAGGAGGCGGTGGCAGCATTAACCGGGGAGGCCATAAATTCGGCTCGCGATCGCAGTTGACTGGCAGTTTCAAAGGGTAAGTCTGCGCCGATGATGTCCCCGATGCCTAGGCGTTGTAACCAACTGTAAAAGACCCGCGATCGCATCTGTTCGATAATATGCACCATCCCCACATTACTGGAATAGCGGATGATTTCGGTCACGGTGAGATTGCCTCGACCGGCCCCATCGGAGTTAGAAATGGGCCATTCATCCACATAAATCCGCCCTTCATCATAAAAGACGCTGTTGGGTTCAATGGCACCGGCTTCTAAGGCGATCGCCACCGTAATCGGTTTAAAGGTTGATCCCGGTTCATATAAATCCGTCAGCGCCCAGTTTTTAAATAACTCCACATCGGCTTTAAAATATTGGTTCGGGTCGTAGGAGGGGTCGCAAACTAGGGCTAAGATTTCTCCGGTTTTGGCATCCATAACGATCGCCGTGCCCCGTTTGGCATTCCACTGTTTCCGATGTTTTTCTAAAGCGACCCTTGCCGCTTGTTGCAACCGGGAATCTAGGGTGATTTGCAAATGCAAATCGTCCAGGCGCATAAATTCCGCCGGTACCGGGTCGGGGATCAGCGAACCCCATAAGCGACGGTCCAGTTCTAAGGAGGCTTCCCGGGCGAGTAGGTGCTGGTGGCTGGCTTCTATCCCGGCTTGACCGTTGCCTTCTGTATCCACATATCCCACCACATCTGCGGCTAAGTTTTCCTGGGGATAGTAGCGGGCGCTATTTTGCTCTAATTCCAGTCCATCCAGGAAGATATCTCGGATGCGATCGGCATTTTCCTCCGAGATGCCGATCGCCACCGCCACTCCACTTTCGGATTGATTAAATTTTCCAAAGAGTTCCGCACTGGTTTGATTCAGAATTGGGGCAAGGGTAACTGCCATCTCTTCTTTAGAGATTTTAAACAGTTTGGGATGAGCATATAGGGTATAAACTGGGCGATCCAGAGCTAAAACGTTGCCACTGCGATCGACGATCGCCCGTCGGGGAATAAACGGTTGCAATTTCACATCTTGCTGCTGTCGGGCTTGTTCTTGTAAGTCCTGCCCGTTCACAATTTGCAATCGATACAAATTCCCACTCAATCCCAACATTCCAGCCATTAAAACCCCCCAGACTACCGCAAATCTCATGCGCGGATTTCCCAATCGCGTCAGGGCGCGGACACCTCGCCTCATGCGCGGCGAACTGTTCAAATTCTCCAGAATTAATAATAAAAATGCCAGGGGTAACAGTAAGAGCAAGTTTTTACCGCTCTCTTTTCCTCGCTTATTCCGAGCAGTCCCCCGGTTGTTTTTTTTCGCGCGTTTAGATTGGGTTTGGGGATGAGAGTTCCGCTGCAAACTTCCCCCAGGGTGTGGAATCCTTGATGCCATATTCCGCTCGTACAGTGTAATCAGGTTGGAGAATTTGAAGGCTTTTCTTCCAGAATTAATTCAGGCGATATTCCCCGGTTTAGGTCAGACATGAGTCGGGTTTAATCCCGGACTTTTGGAGGTTAATATCCCACGGGTCGGGTATCAGAAGTTGGGGGTTCTTCCCCGATTATTTCTTCTGTTGCTGGGGGTTCTACTGGGGTGGGTTTTAAAAATATCATTTGTTTTAAGTTGGGGGTTACTAAACCGCTTCCCGGTTCTTCCGCTTGTTTGGAAAATTGGGTTTTTAAACTTTCGTTGGTTGTGGTCAGTTTTCGCTCTTGGCGGCGCAGACTTTCCAACTCTCGGAAGGAATTACCCCACTGTTGCTGATAGTAAACAGTGCTGCCATAGATGAATAAGGCGGCACTGACGAGGAGGAAGGTGGCAAAGGATGA containing:
- a CDS encoding peptidoglycan D,D-transpeptidase FtsI family protein, coding for MLLLLPLAFLLLILENLNSSPRMRRGVRALTRLGNPRMRFAVVWGVLMAGMLGLSGNLYRLQIVNGQDLQEQARQQQDVKLQPFIPRRAIVDRSGNVLALDRPVYTLYAHPKLFKISKEEMAVTLAPILNQTSAELFGKFNQSESGVAVAIGISEENADRIRDIFLDGLELEQNSARYYPQENLAADVVGYVDTEGNGQAGIEASHQHLLAREASLELDRRLWGSLIPDPVPAEFMRLDDLHLQITLDSRLQQAARVALEKHRKQWNAKRGTAIVMDAKTGEILALVCDPSYDPNQYFKADVELFKNWALTDLYEPGSTFKPITVAIALEAGAIEPNSVFYDEGRIYVDEWPISNSDGAGRGNLTVTEIIRYSSNVGMVHIIEQMRSRVFYSWLQRLGIGDIIGADLPFETASQLRSRAEFMASPVNAATASFGQGLSLTPLQLVQINGALANEGYLVTPHVVRGLFDSQGRQYWEPDLRPKRQVFSPATTQAVVAMMEDAITDGTGSAAQIPGYRIAGKTGTSQKASDDGTGYSDYARIASFVAILPADNPRYVVLAAVDEPVGGYGGTVAAPIVKEIMESLIQIEGIPPSSQVETPEVEESGE